GTGCTCAAGGATAGAGCATTCTATGAGGAATCCTCGGGTGGTGCTACCATCTCGGGTGGTGAGCCTCTGCAGCAAACTGCCTTCTTGGTGGAGCTGCTCAAGCTGCTCAAGGAGCAGAATATTCATACTACCATCGATACCTGTGGCTTCGCACCAAACGTTGCATTTCAGCAGGTTGCACCGTTCACCGACCTTTTTTTGTTCGATGTTAAGCACATGGAGACATTGGAGCATCAGTTGCTTACGGGCGTTAGAAACGATATGGTGCTGCACAATCTCCGGTATCTAGTTAAGGAGCACAAACAGGTTATTGTTCGGTTTCCCTTAATCCCAGGGCTAAACAATGGTGAGCAGAACCTCAAAGCCATGGAAGAACTGTTTGCTGAGTTGCCATCTTTGAGAGAATTGCACATTCTTCCATACCACTCCATTGCCAAGGGGAAATATCAAAGGTTGGGAATTGAAAATCACATGGATGGTGTTGCCGAGCCCACTTCCGATGCGGTGGCTAGGGTGGTAAGTAGGTTTACGAGCATTGGATTAATTGTTAAAGTTGGAGGTTGAGATAATGATTAGTAGTAGAATACATAAGCAGCGTGAGATGAGCCTTAAGGCCATCAATCGCATCTCTGCAGAAAGAGCAAAGCTGATTACCGAGTTTTATTCCCAGCCTGCTACGGCGCTGCTCTCCGTTCCCATGCAGCGAGCAGGCTCCCTGGTGCACATTCTTACCAATAAAGCAATCTGCATCAACCCATACGAGCTGATTGTGGGTGAGCGTGGGCCAGCGCCCAAGGCTACGCCAACTTACCCGGAGGTGTGCCTTCACTCCATCGACGATTTGGAGATACTCAACACGAGGCCAAAGGTCTCCTACAAGGTTGATGAGGAGGTTCGCGAGGTTTACCGCAGCTCCATCATTCCTTTTTGGAGCGGGAGAACCATTCGCGATAGGGTATTCGAAATGGTTACGGAGGAGTGGAAGGAGGCATACCTTGCAGGAATTTTCACCGAGTTTCAGGAGCAGCGGGCACCCGGCCATACCGTAACCGGACCAAAACTTTACCGGAAGGGTATGCTCGATCTTAAGTACGACATTGCTCAGAGCATGGCCAGCATTAATCCGCTTATCGATAGCCATGCGTTTGAGCGTATGGAGGAGCTCAAGGCCATGAGCCTTGCCGCCGATGCCATTGTGGTGTTTGCCAGTCGTCACGCGGTGGCGCTTGAGCAGCTGGCAAATGAGGAAACGGATAGTGCCCGAAAGGCAGAGCTGCTGGAGATGGCCCGTATTTGCCGTAAGGTGCCGGCCCATGCTCCGGAAACGTTTCACGAGATGCTGCAGCACTACTGGTTCATTCATGTGGGAATTATTACCGAACTCAACCCTTGGGATTCCTTTAACCCGGGACGTCTCGACCAGCATTTATACCCCGTTTACCAAAAGGGAATTGCAGAAGGAACGCTTACGAAGGAGGGGGCGGAGGAGCTGCTGCAATCCTTTTGGGTGAAGTTCAACAACCATCCTGCTCCACCAAAAACTGGGATTACGGCACGGGAGAGCAACACCTACACCGATTTTGCCCTTATCAACCTAGGTGGGGTGAAACCCGATGGTTCCGATGCGGTGAATGAGCTCAGCTACCTGATGCTCGACGTTATTGAGGAGATGCGCATTCTGCAACCCAGCTCCATGGTGCAGCTTAGCAAGAAGAACCCTGACAGCTTTATCCATAGGGCCATAAAAATTACCAAAACGGGCTTTGGTCAGCCATCCATTTTCAATACCGACGCCATTATTCAAGAGCTGGTAAGGCAGGGTAAATCGCTGGAGGATGCCCGTAATGGAGGGGCCAGCGGATGTGTGGAGTCTGGTGCTTTTGGTACCGAGGCCTACTGGCTTACCGGCTACTTCAACCTGCCGAAAGTGCTGGAGATTACGCTGCACAACGGAGTCGACCCCCAAACGGGTAAACGGCTTGGCCCACAAACCGGAGACCCTCGCAGCTTTGGCTCTTTTGAGGAGGTGATGGCGGCATTCCAAATTCAGCTCAAACACTTTATCGACATCAAGATAAAGGGAAACTGTGCCATTGAACAGGTGTTTGGCAGCATGCTTCCGGCACCATTCCTCAGCCTCTTTATCGACGATTGCATTGCCAACGGCAAGGACTATAATGCCGGAGGTGCCCGCTATAACAGCAGCTAC
The DNA window shown above is from Williamwhitmania sp. and carries:
- a CDS encoding glycyl-radical enzyme activating protein; amino-acid sequence: MRGLIFDIRRYSVHDGPGIRTTVFFKGCPLRCRWCHNPESRREVPEEVDRVYRLEDREIRTKETLGRYMSPEDVVAEVLKDRAFYEESSGGATISGGEPLQQTAFLVELLKLLKEQNIHTTIDTCGFAPNVAFQQVAPFTDLFLFDVKHMETLEHQLLTGVRNDMVLHNLRYLVKEHKQVIVRFPLIPGLNNGEQNLKAMEELFAELPSLRELHILPYHSIAKGKYQRLGIENHMDGVAEPTSDAVARVVSRFTSIGLIVKVGG
- the hypD gene encoding trans-4-hydroxy-L-proline dehydratase yields the protein MISSRIHKQREMSLKAINRISAERAKLITEFYSQPATALLSVPMQRAGSLVHILTNKAICINPYELIVGERGPAPKATPTYPEVCLHSIDDLEILNTRPKVSYKVDEEVREVYRSSIIPFWSGRTIRDRVFEMVTEEWKEAYLAGIFTEFQEQRAPGHTVTGPKLYRKGMLDLKYDIAQSMASINPLIDSHAFERMEELKAMSLAADAIVVFASRHAVALEQLANEETDSARKAELLEMARICRKVPAHAPETFHEMLQHYWFIHVGIITELNPWDSFNPGRLDQHLYPVYQKGIAEGTLTKEGAEELLQSFWVKFNNHPAPPKTGITARESNTYTDFALINLGGVKPDGSDAVNELSYLMLDVIEEMRILQPSSMVQLSKKNPDSFIHRAIKITKTGFGQPSIFNTDAIIQELVRQGKSLEDARNGGASGCVESGAFGTEAYWLTGYFNLPKVLEITLHNGVDPQTGKRLGPQTGDPRSFGSFEEVMAAFQIQLKHFIDIKIKGNCAIEQVFGSMLPAPFLSLFIDDCIANGKDYNAGGARYNSSYIQGVGLGSITDSLTSIRHNVFDQKLVTMEQLLSVLEADFNEADELRAKLVYETPKFGNDDDYADQHAVEVFNMLWTMIDGRPTARGGQFRLDMLPTTCHVYFGSVIGAMPDGRLATKPLSEGISPVQGADRKGPTAVIKSVSKIDHIKTGGTLLNQKFAPEFFDGPESIAKVGQLVRTYFKLDGHHIQFNVVSAATLRDAQRHPENHADLIVRVAGYSDYFNDLTPELQEEIIGRTEHQRF